A region of Chloroflexaceae bacterium DNA encodes the following proteins:
- a CDS encoding MBL fold metallo-hydrolase, with protein sequence MPDVQFLGHACVRIRGRDGIIVCDPYSRAIGLDLGRPTAHIVTVSHDHPDHNNVAGVRPMRERLFVINGPGEYEVGGVLITGVRTYHDQVKGAERGPNTVYTIHLDEVVFCHLGDLGHELSQAQIEEIGSVDVLFIPVGGGETITPAEACNVIAQLEPRIVVPIHFGTGQLSFEYELAPLERFIHEMGLKDVAPEEKLTVTAAGLPAEGEETRVVVLRPIKE encoded by the coding sequence ATGCCTGACGTTCAATTTCTCGGCCATGCCTGCGTGCGTATCCGCGGTCGTGATGGTATCATTGTCTGTGATCCCTACAGCCGCGCGATCGGTCTTGACCTTGGACGGCCAACCGCCCATATTGTGACCGTGAGCCACGATCACCCGGATCACAACAACGTCGCCGGCGTCAGGCCGATGCGCGAGCGCCTGTTTGTGATCAACGGTCCCGGTGAGTACGAAGTGGGCGGCGTGCTGATCACCGGCGTTCGCACCTACCACGATCAGGTGAAAGGCGCCGAACGGGGGCCAAACACGGTCTATACGATCCATCTCGACGAGGTGGTCTTTTGCCACCTCGGCGATCTGGGTCACGAACTGAGCCAGGCGCAGATCGAGGAGATCGGCAGTGTGGATGTCCTGTTCATTCCCGTCGGGGGCGGCGAGACGATTACGCCCGCCGAGGCCTGCAACGTCATTGCCCAGCTCGAGCCGCGCATCGTGGTGCCGATCCACTTCGGCACAGGTCAACTCTCCTTTGAGTACGAGCTGGCGCCCCTCGAACGCTTCATCCACGAGATGGGCCTTAAAGACGTCGCGCCCGAAGAGAAATTGACCGTCACAGCGGCCGGTCTGCCAGCAGAGGGTGAAGAGACTCGCGTCGTCGTGCTTCGCCCGATCAAGGAGTGA
- a CDS encoding recombination regulator RecX → MPTGTITAITPQTRDSRRVNIFVEGRFAFGLSLDALAREGLYVGQRLDEGAWARLETLVETERALNAALRLLAARPRSSAELRQRLRRKGFGAVATARVLERLRATGMLDDVAFSRYLIENRQRFRPRGPRALRAELRQKGLDRETIEAAMETYGGDADAEHARALAVARAALPRYAGAPDRATFDRRLGGLLQRRGFSLDTIRPILAILWRERNAPPRDP, encoded by the coding sequence ATGCCAACGGGAACCATTACAGCCATCACCCCCCAGACCCGCGATAGCCGGCGGGTCAACATCTTTGTTGAAGGGCGGTTCGCCTTCGGCCTCAGCCTGGACGCTCTCGCCCGCGAGGGGTTGTACGTGGGGCAGCGCCTCGACGAGGGCGCCTGGGCGCGCCTGGAGACCCTCGTCGAAACTGAACGCGCCCTGAACGCCGCGCTGCGCCTGCTCGCTGCGCGCCCACGCTCCAGCGCCGAATTGCGCCAGCGTCTGCGCCGCAAGGGCTTCGGCGCCGTTGCAACAGCCCGGGTCCTCGAACGCCTGCGCGCTACCGGCATGCTCGATGACGTCGCCTTCAGCCGCTACCTGATCGAGAACCGCCAGCGCTTCCGCCCCCGTGGCCCCCGCGCCCTGCGCGCCGAACTGCGCCAGAAGGGATTAGATCGCGAGACCATTGAGGCGGCCATGGAAACCTACGGCGGCGACGCCGACGCGGAACACGCTCGCGCCCTCGCCGTCGCCCGCGCCGCCCTTCCGCGCTATGCCGGCGCGCCCGATCGCGCCACCTTCGACCGCCGCCTCGGCGGTTTGCTCCAACGCCGCGGCTTCAGCCTTGACACCATTCGCCCGATCCTTGCTATACTCTGGCGCGAACGAAACGCGCCGCCTCGCGATCCATAA
- the recA gene encoding recombinase RecA, with protein sequence MAISPEKEKALAAAISQIDRKFGKGSIMKMGEAGSRLAIEVIPTGSIALDIALGVGGLPRGRVIEIFGPESSGKTTLAQHVIAEAQKMGGIGAFIDAEHAFDPIYAERCGVQIADLLVSQPDTGEQALEICETLVRSNAVDVIVIDSVAALVPRAEIEGDMGDSLPGLQARLMSQALRKLSGAINKSRTCVIFLNQLRMKIGVMFGSPETTTGGQALKFYASVRLDIRRIETLKSGQEAIGARARVKVIKNKVAPPFRQAEFDILANEGISREGNILDMAVELGIIRKSGAWFYLGEDRLGQGRENVREFLKENKELANEIEQLIREKTQTNPVVLPLSAPDDDPTGFFDE encoded by the coding sequence ATGGCCATCTCGCCGGAGAAGGAGAAGGCCCTGGCCGCGGCAATCAGCCAGATCGACCGCAAGTTCGGCAAAGGCTCGATCATGAAAATGGGCGAGGCTGGCTCCCGACTGGCGATCGAGGTCATTCCTACCGGGTCCATCGCCCTCGATATCGCTCTTGGCGTCGGCGGGCTGCCGCGGGGCCGGGTGATCGAGATCTTCGGCCCGGAGAGCAGCGGCAAAACCACGCTGGCCCAGCACGTGATCGCCGAAGCTCAGAAGATGGGCGGGATTGGCGCCTTCATTGACGCCGAGCACGCCTTCGATCCGATCTATGCCGAACGCTGCGGGGTGCAGATCGCCGATCTGCTCGTCTCGCAGCCCGACACCGGCGAGCAGGCGCTGGAGATCTGCGAGACGCTGGTGCGTTCCAACGCGGTTGATGTGATTGTGATCGACTCGGTGGCGGCGCTGGTGCCGCGCGCCGAGATCGAAGGCGATATGGGCGACTCGCTGCCAGGGTTGCAGGCGCGCCTGATGAGCCAGGCCCTGCGTAAACTCTCCGGGGCGATCAATAAGAGTCGGACGTGCGTGATCTTTCTCAACCAGTTGCGCATGAAGATCGGGGTCATGTTCGGCTCCCCTGAAACAACCACGGGCGGCCAGGCGCTCAAGTTCTACGCCTCGGTGCGTCTCGACATTCGCCGCATCGAGACGCTCAAATCGGGCCAGGAGGCCATCGGCGCCCGCGCGCGGGTCAAGGTGATCAAAAACAAGGTGGCGCCCCCCTTCCGCCAGGCTGAGTTCGACATCCTCGCCAACGAGGGCATCTCCCGCGAGGGCAATATCCTCGATATGGCAGTGGAACTGGGCATCATCCGCAAGAGCGGGGCCTGGTTCTACCTCGGCGAGGATCGCCTCGGTCAGGGACGTGAGAATGTGCGCGAGTTCCTCAAGGAGAATAAAGAACTCGCCAACGAGATCGAGCAACTGATCAGGGAAAAAACCCAGACTAATCCCGTCGTCCTCCCCCTCAGCGCTCCCGACGACGACCCGACCGGTTTCTTCGACGAGTAG
- a CDS encoding DUF427 domain-containing protein → MTRRIPPGPGQESVWDYPRPPRVEPTTRRLRVVFSGVLIADSRRGLRVLETSHPPVYYIPPADIQMEYLTPTGRRTFCEFKGQARYYTLTAGGRRAENAAWCYPDPAPGYEAIRDAVAFYPALMDACYVDDELVTPQPGGFYGGWITSDIVGPFKGEPGAWGW, encoded by the coding sequence ATGACCCGTCGTATTCCACCCGGTCCCGGTCAGGAGTCGGTCTGGGACTATCCTCGCCCTCCGCGGGTTGAGCCGACCACGCGCCGCCTGCGGGTGGTCTTCAGCGGAGTGCTGATTGCCGATTCGCGCCGTGGTTTGCGGGTGCTTGAAACGAGCCATCCGCCTGTCTACTATATTCCGCCCGCCGATATTCAGATGGAGTATCTGACGCCGACCGGGCGGCGAACGTTCTGTGAGTTCAAAGGTCAGGCGCGCTACTATACGCTGACCGCTGGCGGGCGCCGCGCTGAAAACGCCGCCTGGTGCTATCCCGACCCTGCTCCCGGCTACGAGGCCATTCGCGACGCGGTGGCGTTTTACCCGGCTCTGATGGATGCCTGCTACGTGGATGATGAACTGGTGACGCCGCAGCCAGGCGGCTTCTACGGGGGCTGGATCACCTCAGATATCGTTGGGCCGTTCAAGGGCGAACCCGGCGCCTGGGGCTGGTAG
- a CDS encoding ABC transporter substrate-binding protein → MSVHDADDRIIEAARRDVFAGRLSRREFMRLMSALGLSAGAAALAACGAAATPPPATAPPGGAPATAAPATSAPGGAAATLRVATEIPVQLDPALASSDAEILILHSIYDYLVDINARNEIVPRLAREWQVSDDGLTYTLRLVEGAAFHDGSPLTAADVVWTFNRLRDPSLQLPTADLYAGVAAVEADGDGTVVFTLSDPNPFFLYDLSDNRALVLKAETADAATSFNGTGPFKMVEYRPENRMTLAANENYFVSGKPGVANLELIFFADQAAAVDALRGGQVDIAMRMPTPLFETLRREPGLTAVQVPTNGFDLVRLRSDREPGNKLEVIQALKLATDRQAIFETVTLGLGAVGRDSPIGPLFAAYYSEETPIPPRDPARARDLLAQAGYANGLKLDLHVPDSGDRPDLAVVLKEQWAEAGIDVNVIVEPESVYYGENGWLEVDLGITGWGSRPVPQFYLDVMLVTGAKWNESRFSDAEFDALAAKAGSTLDEAERVAAYREIQRILIERGPIIVPYFFAALGAIRNGFEGFELRPFPGRTDLAAIRAAG, encoded by the coding sequence ATGTCCGTGCACGATGCTGATGACCGTATCATTGAGGCGGCGCGCCGTGACGTGTTTGCCGGCCGGCTCAGCCGGCGCGAGTTTATGCGGCTGATGAGCGCCCTGGGCCTCTCCGCCGGGGCGGCCGCCCTGGCCGCCTGTGGCGCCGCCGCCACCCCGCCGCCAGCGACCGCGCCGCCGGGAGGTGCGCCAGCAACTGCCGCGCCCGCCACTTCCGCGCCCGGCGGCGCCGCCGCTACCCTGCGTGTCGCCACCGAGATCCCCGTCCAACTCGATCCGGCCCTGGCTTCCTCCGATGCCGAGATCCTCATCCTCCACTCGATCTATGACTATCTGGTGGACATCAACGCCCGCAACGAGATTGTTCCGCGCCTGGCCCGCGAATGGCAGGTGAGCGACGATGGCCTGACCTACACCCTGCGCCTGGTCGAGGGGGCGGCGTTTCACGATGGCAGCCCGCTTACCGCTGCTGATGTGGTCTGGACCTTCAACCGCCTGCGTGATCCGTCGTTGCAGTTGCCCACCGCCGATCTCTATGCCGGCGTCGCCGCGGTGGAGGCCGACGGCGATGGCACGGTGGTGTTTACCCTGTCGGATCCCAACCCTTTCTTCCTCTACGACCTCAGTGATAACCGCGCCCTGGTGCTCAAAGCCGAAACCGCCGACGCGGCGACCTCCTTCAACGGCACCGGCCCCTTCAAGATGGTGGAGTACCGGCCAGAGAATCGCATGACCCTGGCGGCCAACGAGAACTACTTCGTTTCCGGCAAACCCGGCGTGGCCAATCTGGAGTTGATCTTCTTCGCCGACCAGGCTGCCGCGGTTGACGCGCTGCGCGGCGGGCAGGTGGACATTGCCATGCGTATGCCGACGCCGCTCTTCGAGACGTTGCGGCGCGAGCCGGGCCTGACGGCGGTGCAGGTGCCGACCAATGGCTTCGACCTGGTGCGCCTGCGCTCCGACCGCGAGCCGGGCAATAAGCTCGAGGTGATCCAGGCGCTGAAGCTGGCCACCGACCGCCAGGCGATCTTCGAGACGGTGACGCTCGGTCTGGGCGCCGTGGGTCGCGATAGCCCCATTGGCCCGCTCTTCGCGGCGTACTATAGCGAGGAGACGCCCATCCCGCCCCGCGATCCTGCCCGCGCCCGTGACCTGCTCGCTCAGGCCGGCTATGCTAACGGGCTGAAGCTCGACCTGCACGTGCCCGACTCGGGCGACCGGCCCGACCTGGCCGTGGTGCTGAAGGAGCAGTGGGCCGAGGCGGGAATTGACGTGAACGTGATCGTCGAGCCGGAGAGTGTGTATTACGGCGAGAATGGCTGGCTGGAGGTCGATCTGGGCATCACCGGCTGGGGCTCGCGGCCCGTGCCGCAGTTCTATCTGGATGTGATGCTGGTGACCGGAGCGAAGTGGAACGAGAGCCGCTTCTCCGATGCCGAGTTCGACGCGCTGGCAGCTAAAGCCGGCTCGACCCTCGACGAGGCGGAGCGGGTCGCGGCCTACCGGGAGATCCAGCGCATTCTGATCGAGCGCGGCCCGATCATCGTTCCCTATTTCTTCGCGGCCCTGGGCGCCATTCGCAACGGCTTCGAGGGTTTCGAGCTGCGGCCGTTCCCCGGCCGCACCGATCTGGCGGCGATCCGCGCCGCGGGGTAG
- a CDS encoding ABC transporter permease: protein MALDTVERGIGDRAAISGAPGAWRGALRAIWGRPTSALGATIVLLFVALALFGPLIAPYRATDQLPGARWLPPSREHFFGTDRLGRDVFSRVVLGTRDIFALAGAGTLAAVALGTVVGLVAAYRGGWVEEVTFRSFDGLLAIPALLLALVLLGTVGPSRQSVLLVIVLVYTPIVARVVRSVVLAVKPRGFIEAARMRGETLSYILGREILPSVLPALTVEAALRFSYAIFLVASLGFLGVGVQPPAPDWGLMVLEARNDAALAPWSLYFPAGAIALLVIGVNLLADGLRRALQPGGG, encoded by the coding sequence ATGGCCCTTGACACGGTTGAACGCGGCATTGGCGACAGAGCGGCGATCAGCGGCGCGCCTGGCGCGTGGCGCGGGGCGCTGCGGGCGATCTGGGGGCGCCCGACGTCGGCGCTCGGGGCGACGATTGTCTTGCTCTTCGTGGCGCTGGCCCTGTTTGGCCCGCTGATTGCTCCGTACCGCGCCACCGACCAGCTTCCCGGCGCGCGCTGGTTGCCCCCGTCGCGCGAGCACTTCTTCGGCACCGACCGGCTGGGCCGCGATGTCTTCAGCCGGGTGGTGCTGGGCACGCGCGACATCTTCGCTCTGGCGGGCGCCGGCACGCTGGCAGCGGTGGCGCTGGGAACGGTGGTGGGGCTGGTTGCCGCCTATCGCGGCGGCTGGGTCGAGGAGGTCACCTTCCGCTCCTTCGACGGGTTGCTGGCCATCCCTGCCCTGCTGCTGGCGCTGGTGCTGCTGGGCACGGTCGGCCCCTCGCGGCAGAGTGTGCTGCTGGTGATTGTGCTGGTGTATACGCCGATTGTGGCGCGGGTAGTGCGGAGCGTAGTGCTGGCGGTCAAGCCGCGCGGGTTCATCGAGGCGGCGCGCATGCGCGGCGAGACGCTGAGCTACATCCTGGGGCGCGAGATCCTACCTTCGGTGCTGCCGGCCCTGACGGTGGAGGCGGCGCTGCGCTTCTCCTACGCGATCTTCCTGGTGGCTTCGCTAGGGTTCCTGGGAGTAGGTGTGCAGCCGCCGGCCCCCGATTGGGGCCTGATGGTGCTGGAGGCGCGCAACGATGCGGCCCTGGCCCCCTGGTCGCTGTACTTTCCCGCCGGGGCCATTGCCCTGCTGGTCATCGGGGTCAACCTGCTCGCCGATGGGTTGCGGCGGGCGTTGCAGCCCGGCGGAGGGTGA